One Cryobacterium psychrophilum DNA segment encodes these proteins:
- a CDS encoding thiamine pyrophosphate-dependent dehydrogenase E1 component subunit alpha: MLSPEGLFEPSDSAAEFLPYLDALTEEDYRRFYRDMVVVRKFDVEAANLQRQGQLALWVPSHGQEAAQVGSAYATRPQDHVFPSYREHVVGMIRGLDVVDVLRMLRGVTLGGWKPEEHGNFHLYTLVLASQTLHATGYAMGMQLDGSTATGTPETDQAVIVYYGDGASSQGDASEALVFAASYQTPQVFFLQNNQWAISVPVSRQSRTPLYLRAGGFGMPGTQIDGNDVLASYAVTRKSMDDARAGRGPSLIEALTYRVGAHTTADDPTKYRDPDELAYWVARDPILRFRSYLQGRGIEQQFLDSVDEEASDFAADARRRALEITGPERSVIFDNVYAEPHALVAEQKAWLERYEASFAEGSH, from the coding sequence ATGCTCTCGCCCGAGGGGCTTTTCGAGCCGAGCGATTCCGCGGCGGAGTTTCTGCCATACCTCGACGCCCTGACCGAAGAGGACTACCGCCGTTTCTATCGCGACATGGTCGTGGTGCGAAAGTTCGATGTGGAAGCCGCCAACCTGCAGCGCCAGGGCCAGCTGGCCCTCTGGGTGCCGAGCCACGGCCAGGAAGCCGCGCAGGTGGGTTCCGCCTACGCCACGCGCCCGCAGGACCACGTGTTCCCGTCCTACCGCGAGCACGTCGTCGGCATGATCCGCGGCCTTGACGTCGTCGATGTTCTGCGGATGCTGCGGGGCGTCACCCTGGGCGGCTGGAAGCCCGAAGAACACGGCAACTTTCACCTCTATACCCTCGTGCTCGCCTCGCAGACCCTGCATGCAACCGGCTACGCCATGGGCATGCAGCTCGATGGCTCGACGGCCACCGGAACACCGGAGACCGATCAGGCCGTGATCGTCTACTACGGCGACGGCGCCTCATCCCAGGGTGACGCCAGCGAGGCCCTCGTCTTCGCCGCGAGCTACCAGACGCCGCAGGTCTTCTTTCTGCAGAACAACCAGTGGGCCATCTCCGTGCCCGTGTCCCGCCAGTCCCGCACCCCGCTGTACCTGCGAGCGGGCGGTTTCGGCATGCCCGGCACCCAGATCGACGGCAATGACGTGCTCGCGAGCTATGCGGTGACGCGCAAGTCGATGGATGACGCCCGCGCCGGCCGTGGCCCCTCCCTGATTGAGGCGCTCACCTATCGCGTTGGCGCCCACACCACGGCCGACGACCCCACCAAGTACCGTGACCCGGATGAGCTCGCCTACTGGGTGGCTCGTGACCCGATCTTGCGTTTCCGCAGCTACCTGCAGGGGCGCGGCATTGAGCAGCAGTTCCTCGACTCGGTCGACGAAGAGGCGTCCGACTTCGCCGCCGACGCCCGACGGCGCGCACTCGAGATCACCGGCCCCGAGCGTTCGGTGATCTTCGACAACGTCTACGCTGAACCGCACGCACTCGTGGCGGAGCAGAAGGCCTGGCTCGAACGCTACGAAGCATCCTTTGCGGAAGGGTCCCACTGA
- a CDS encoding metal ABC transporter substrate-binding protein — MRKRYFAVPALIASATLTLVGCATPASTGSGAAIKIVTTTTQVADLTRAVVGDAPDVSLTQLIQPNESAHSYDPSVADLTALASADVLVINGVGLEEWLDDAIDASGFTGVTIDASSDVTVLGSARGTDQAGESAGHTDGDPHIWTDVRNAETIVKTVEAGLAGAEGASASNVALFAANAAAYSATLASLDGWIRDNIDAVPAAERLLVSNHDAIGYYTTAYGITYVGAVIPSFDDNAEPSAAAIDTLVTDIRATGVQAVFSEASLSPKTADTIAKEANVKVYSGDDALYVDSLGPPGSAGDTYLKAQIHNTTLILESWGATPAALPADLR; from the coding sequence ATGCGTAAGAGATATTTCGCCGTTCCGGCACTGATCGCATCCGCGACATTGACCCTCGTGGGGTGCGCCACGCCAGCCTCAACCGGGTCGGGTGCCGCGATCAAGATTGTGACGACCACCACGCAGGTCGCGGACCTCACCCGCGCCGTCGTGGGTGACGCCCCGGACGTGAGTCTCACCCAGCTGATTCAGCCCAACGAAAGCGCCCACAGTTACGACCCCTCCGTCGCCGACCTCACCGCGCTTGCCTCCGCCGACGTGCTCGTGATCAACGGTGTCGGTCTTGAGGAGTGGCTGGATGACGCGATCGATGCCTCCGGATTCACGGGGGTCACCATTGACGCGAGCAGCGATGTCACCGTACTCGGCAGCGCGCGCGGCACGGATCAGGCAGGGGAGTCCGCCGGGCACACCGATGGCGATCCGCACATCTGGACCGACGTGCGCAACGCCGAAACAATCGTGAAAACGGTTGAAGCGGGCCTCGCCGGCGCCGAAGGCGCCAGTGCGTCGAACGTCGCTCTCTTTGCCGCGAACGCGGCGGCCTATTCGGCCACGCTCGCGAGCCTCGACGGCTGGATCCGCGACAACATCGATGCCGTACCCGCTGCGGAGCGGCTGCTCGTGAGCAATCACGATGCGATCGGTTACTACACCACGGCCTACGGCATCACCTATGTGGGAGCCGTCATTCCGAGCTTCGACGACAACGCCGAGCCGAGCGCTGCGGCAATCGACACGCTCGTGACCGACATTAGGGCAACGGGCGTGCAGGCTGTGTTCTCCGAGGCCTCACTGAGCCCCAAGACCGCCGACACCATCGCGAAAGAGGCGAACGTGAAGGTCTATTCCGGTGACGATGCCCTCTACGTCGACTCGCTCGGTCCCCCCGGCAGTGCCGGTGACACCTACCTCAAGGCGCAGATCCACAACACGACCCTGATTCTCGAGTCCTGGGGCGCCACGCCCGCCGCGCTTCCCGCCGACCTGCGATAG
- the purB gene encoding adenylosuccinate lyase, translating into MSPLPPQVLSPLDGRYRSIVTELGEYLSEAGLNRARVQVEVEWLIVLTDRSLFGSAPLNPEQKAALRSLVASFGQAEIDELAELEATTRHDVKAVEYLVRRRLTTLGLDHIAELTHFAATSEDINNLSYALTVSQAVREVWLPKYRRVIDALRGRALEFRGDAMLARTHGQPATPTTMGKELAVFVYRLERILAQVESNEYLGKFSGATGTFAAHVVAEPSVDWPAVSREFVEGLGLGWNPLTTQIESHDWQAELYSKISHSNRVLHNLATDIWTYISIGYFRQIPQVGATGSSTMPHKINPIRFENAEANLELSSAILDSLASTLVTSRMQRDLTDSTTQRNIGVGFGHSVLALDNIVRGLGEIDIDRAQLESDLDSNWEILGEAIQTVIRAEVSAGRSAIADPYALLKELTRGKRINRDDLVTFVSALDIGEAAKARLLELTPSTYVGLADPLVEYLG; encoded by the coding sequence ATGAGTCCACTACCCCCGCAGGTTCTGAGTCCACTCGATGGCCGTTACCGCAGCATCGTCACCGAACTGGGTGAATACCTCTCGGAGGCCGGGCTGAACCGCGCCCGCGTGCAGGTTGAGGTGGAATGGCTGATCGTTCTCACCGACCGCAGCCTCTTCGGCTCGGCCCCGCTCAACCCCGAGCAGAAGGCCGCGCTGCGGTCGCTCGTGGCCTCGTTCGGCCAGGCGGAGATCGACGAACTCGCCGAACTTGAGGCCACCACACGGCACGACGTGAAGGCCGTGGAATACCTCGTTCGTCGGCGCCTCACCACGCTCGGCCTCGACCACATTGCCGAGCTCACCCACTTCGCCGCAACCAGCGAAGACATCAACAACCTGTCGTACGCGCTCACGGTGAGCCAGGCCGTTCGCGAGGTGTGGCTTCCGAAGTACCGGCGCGTGATCGACGCCCTCCGCGGCCGGGCCCTCGAATTCCGCGGCGACGCCATGCTCGCCCGCACGCACGGCCAGCCAGCCACGCCCACCACCATGGGCAAAGAACTCGCCGTGTTCGTGTACCGGCTCGAGCGCATCCTCGCGCAGGTGGAGTCCAACGAGTACCTCGGCAAGTTCAGCGGCGCAACCGGAACCTTCGCCGCGCACGTCGTTGCCGAGCCATCCGTTGACTGGCCCGCCGTCTCTCGCGAATTCGTGGAGGGCCTCGGCCTCGGCTGGAACCCGCTCACGACGCAGATCGAGTCCCACGACTGGCAGGCCGAGCTCTACTCGAAGATCTCGCATTCCAACCGTGTGCTGCACAACCTCGCAACGGACATCTGGACCTACATTTCGATCGGCTACTTTCGGCAGATCCCCCAGGTCGGCGCCACCGGATCCTCCACGATGCCACACAAGATCAACCCGATCCGCTTCGAGAACGCTGAAGCGAACCTGGAACTCTCGAGCGCGATCCTTGACTCACTCGCCTCGACGCTCGTGACCTCGAGAATGCAGCGCGACCTCACCGACTCCACGACGCAGCGCAACATCGGCGTGGGTTTCGGGCACTCTGTGCTCGCCCTCGACAACATCGTGCGCGGCCTCGGCGAAATCGACATCGATCGTGCGCAGCTCGAAAGCGATCTTGACTCCAACTGGGAGATTCTCGGTGAGGCCATCCAGACCGTGATTCGCGCAGAGGTGTCGGCCGGACGCTCCGCGATCGCCGACCCCTATGCGCTGCTCAAGGAGCTCACCCGAGGCAAGCGCATCAACCGCGACGACCTCGTGACCTTCGTCTCCGCCCTCGACATCGGCGAGGCCGCGAAGGCCCGCCTGCTCGAACTCACACCGAGCACCTACGTGGGACTGGCCGACCCCCTCGTGGAATACCTGGGCTAA
- a CDS encoding alpha-ketoacid dehydrogenase subunit beta, whose amino-acid sequence MTDTTLRPATIAPTDLAAPAPESVTLPMTKALNAGMRQAMLDDPKVLLMGEDIGPLGGVFRVTEGLIAEFGDKRVLDTPLAESGIIGTAIGLAMRGFRPVCEIQFDGFVFPGFDQITSQLARMRNRHEGGLIMPVVIRIPYGGHIGSIEHHQESPEAYFAHTPGLRVVSPSNPHDAYWMMQQAIKSDDPVIFFEPKSRYWPKGEVLLGESGMSLHASKVVRVGTDVTVTGHGAMVSVLLQAADLAAAEGISMEVIDLRSLSPIDYAPILESVHKTGRLVVAQEAAGFVSVGSEIAATVAEKAFYSLEAPVLRVSGFDTPFPPAAVETHFLPSPDRVLEAVDRSLAFS is encoded by the coding sequence ATGACCGACACGACCCTGCGTCCGGCGACGATCGCCCCGACGGACCTCGCCGCGCCCGCCCCGGAATCCGTCACCCTGCCGATGACCAAGGCCCTTAACGCGGGCATGCGTCAGGCGATGCTCGACGACCCCAAGGTTCTGCTGATGGGTGAGGACATCGGCCCGCTCGGTGGCGTCTTCCGGGTCACCGAGGGCCTGATTGCCGAGTTCGGTGACAAGCGCGTACTCGACACGCCCCTCGCTGAATCCGGCATCATCGGCACCGCCATCGGTCTCGCCATGCGCGGCTTCCGGCCGGTGTGCGAGATCCAGTTCGACGGGTTCGTGTTTCCTGGTTTCGACCAGATCACCAGTCAGCTGGCCCGCATGCGCAACCGCCACGAGGGTGGCCTGATCATGCCGGTGGTCATTCGCATTCCCTACGGCGGGCACATCGGCTCGATTGAACACCACCAGGAAAGCCCGGAGGCGTACTTCGCGCACACCCCCGGCCTTCGCGTGGTGAGCCCGTCGAACCCGCACGACGCCTACTGGATGATGCAGCAGGCGATCAAGAGCGACGACCCCGTGATCTTCTTCGAACCCAAGAGCCGCTACTGGCCCAAGGGCGAGGTCCTGTTGGGGGAGAGCGGCATGTCGTTGCATGCAAGCAAGGTCGTGCGCGTGGGCACGGACGTCACCGTCACGGGGCACGGGGCCATGGTGAGCGTGCTGCTGCAGGCCGCCGACCTCGCCGCGGCCGAGGGCATCAGTATGGAGGTCATCGACCTCCGGTCACTCTCGCCGATCGACTACGCACCCATCCTCGAGTCCGTGCACAAGACCGGCCGCCTGGTGGTCGCCCAGGAAGCCGCCGGCTTCGTGAGTGTCGGCAGCGAAATTGCCGCGACCGTGGCCGAAAAGGCGTTCTACTCCCTTGAGGCCCCCGTGCTGCGGGTGTCGGGTTTCGATACCCCGTTTCCGCCCGCGGCGGTGGAGACGCACTTCCTGCCGAGCCCCGACCGCGTGCTCGAAGCCGTCGACCGGTCGCTCGCCTTCTCATGA
- a CDS encoding metal ABC transporter permease, with protein MGYFEQALLAAVVIGALSGLVGTLVVLRKRTFFAQALTHATFPGAVGATILGGSIPLGAAVASVFIVALMTLIGRVRRQGSQVASGILLTAGFALGVLLQSLNPDLPVRVDSFLVGSILTVTTGDIVLAVGVLLVAVVVIVVLGKQIMFSTFDVDGYRAAGYREWPIEVLSLTLITATVVTAMPAVGAILAIALIAAPAAAARLVSHTTTHIFVIAPVLGAASGVIGVMLSRALEVAAGPAIALTAAGFFLLALGVSRMGQMWLRLKA; from the coding sequence ATGGGATACTTCGAACAGGCGCTACTCGCCGCAGTGGTGATCGGTGCCCTGAGCGGCCTCGTGGGCACTCTCGTTGTTCTGCGCAAACGCACATTCTTCGCGCAGGCGCTCACGCACGCCACATTTCCGGGAGCAGTGGGCGCCACGATCCTCGGCGGCAGTATTCCACTCGGCGCGGCTGTCGCGAGTGTGTTCATCGTGGCGCTCATGACCCTTATCGGCCGGGTGCGTCGCCAGGGCAGCCAGGTGGCCTCCGGCATCCTTCTCACGGCCGGCTTCGCCCTCGGCGTGCTGCTGCAATCGCTCAATCCCGACCTTCCCGTGCGCGTCGACTCCTTTCTCGTGGGCTCGATTCTCACCGTGACCACCGGCGATATCGTGCTGGCCGTCGGCGTTCTACTCGTGGCCGTCGTGGTGATCGTCGTTCTGGGAAAACAGATCATGTTCTCCACGTTTGATGTCGACGGATACCGCGCAGCGGGCTACCGCGAATGGCCCATCGAGGTGCTCTCTCTCACGCTCATCACGGCGACGGTTGTCACCGCGATGCCCGCGGTTGGTGCCATCCTCGCCATTGCGCTCATCGCGGCACCCGCCGCCGCCGCGCGTCTGGTGTCGCACACCACGACGCACATCTTCGTGATCGCCCCGGTGCTCGGCGCGGCCTCCGGTGTCATCGGCGTCATGCTGTCGCGCGCGCTCGAGGTGGCCGCCGGACCCGCGATCGCCCTCACCGCGGCAGGGTTCTTCCTGCTCGCCCTGGGCGTGAGCCGAATGGGTCAGATGTGGTTACGGTTAAAGGCATGA
- a CDS encoding metal ABC transporter permease: protein MDLTGALFDAFTLPFMARALLVLVLLSLVAGLVGVLVNLRGLEFISDGLTHAVFPGIAVGFVWGGRDGLFVGAMVAALIAAVVLTLIVRRAVSSDAAIAIVFTAMFSIGIIVVSRQTNYVGQLEQLLFGRLLTVSVTEVVQAAVICGVALLLVSFTLKQQVFRAFDHSGSAAAGYRPLVLDIVLNVAIALVVVAASNAVGNLLVLAVLIVPGAFARLVTTRLWLLFPIAAGFAVLAAWFGLAVGYAASVNAGIDLPSGATVVLVLVAGYAVALLARLAVDRFTGRSARQPLRARR, encoded by the coding sequence ATGGACCTCACCGGCGCGCTCTTTGACGCGTTCACCCTCCCGTTCATGGCACGGGCGTTGCTCGTACTCGTGCTGCTGAGCCTCGTCGCCGGGCTCGTGGGCGTGCTCGTGAACCTGCGCGGACTCGAGTTCATCAGTGATGGTCTCACCCATGCCGTCTTTCCCGGCATCGCCGTGGGATTCGTCTGGGGCGGCCGTGACGGTCTCTTCGTGGGCGCCATGGTGGCGGCGCTCATTGCAGCGGTCGTGCTCACCCTGATCGTGCGCCGGGCCGTGAGCTCGGATGCCGCCATCGCCATTGTTTTCACGGCCATGTTCAGCATCGGCATCATCGTGGTGTCCCGGCAGACCAACTACGTGGGCCAGCTCGAACAGCTGCTCTTCGGTCGGCTGCTCACCGTGAGCGTTACGGAGGTGGTGCAAGCTGCCGTGATCTGTGGGGTAGCACTGCTGCTCGTGAGCTTCACCCTCAAGCAACAGGTGTTTCGTGCCTTCGATCACTCCGGCAGCGCGGCGGCCGGGTATCGCCCGCTCGTGCTCGACATTGTGCTCAACGTGGCGATCGCTCTGGTGGTTGTGGCGGCGAGCAATGCCGTCGGCAACCTGCTCGTGCTCGCCGTGTTGATCGTGCCAGGCGCCTTTGCACGGCTCGTCACGACCCGGCTCTGGCTGCTCTTCCCGATTGCGGCCGGCTTCGCCGTGCTCGCCGCCTGGTTCGGCCTCGCCGTCGGGTACGCGGCATCCGTCAACGCCGGGATTGACCTGCCGAGTGGCGCTACCGTGGTTCTGGTGCTCGTGGCCGGCTACGCCGTGGCGCTGCTGGCGCGACTGGCCGTTGATCGTTTCACGGGTCGCTCCGCACGCCAGCCGCTTCGGGCGAGGCGCTGA
- a CDS encoding dihydrolipoamide acetyltransferase family protein: MSVSHFTLPDVGEGLTEAEIVEWKVAPGDTVAINQVLVEIETAKSLVELPSPFVGVVGEILVQPGTMIDVGTIIITIRSHGDATDAAAGAGEIADAAADASSTITEEPGDKVLVGRAAPATMPTRRQRHGGRAIAHETLAPAPARSTTAAVPATSPAASDGPVLAKPPIRKLAKDLGVELGLVEATGAVGDVTREDVLRAATQASVFRNIQTPEWPVDRDERIPVKGVRKAIAQAMVKSAFTAPHVSLFVDVDATRTMEFVKRLKASTDFAGVRVSPLLIMAKAMIWAVRRNPTVNSTFTDEEVIVRHYVNLGIAAATPRGLIVPNIKEAQDMSLLELASALEALTLTARDGKTSPAQTANGTITITNIGVFGMDTGTPILNSGEAGIVALGTIKQKPWVVDGEVRARFVTTIGASFDHRVVDGDVASRFLADVASIIEEPALLLE, from the coding sequence ATGAGCGTGTCGCACTTCACCCTCCCCGACGTTGGCGAGGGTCTCACCGAGGCCGAGATCGTGGAGTGGAAGGTGGCGCCCGGCGACACCGTCGCCATCAACCAGGTTCTCGTTGAGATCGAAACGGCCAAGTCGCTCGTGGAACTCCCGTCGCCCTTCGTGGGTGTCGTCGGCGAGATCCTGGTGCAGCCCGGCACCATGATCGACGTGGGTACGATCATCATCACGATTCGTTCCCACGGTGACGCAACGGATGCCGCGGCCGGCGCCGGCGAAATTGCCGACGCCGCCGCCGACGCCAGTTCGACCATCACCGAGGAGCCGGGCGACAAGGTGCTGGTGGGACGCGCGGCCCCGGCCACGATGCCCACTCGCCGTCAGCGGCACGGGGGCAGGGCGATCGCCCACGAGACGTTGGCGCCGGCGCCGGCCCGATCCACGACCGCTGCCGTTCCCGCGACGTCACCCGCGGCATCCGATGGCCCGGTTCTGGCCAAGCCGCCGATCCGCAAGCTCGCGAAGGACCTGGGTGTTGAGCTCGGCCTCGTGGAGGCGACGGGAGCGGTCGGCGATGTCACACGTGAAGACGTGTTGCGCGCCGCGACGCAGGCGAGCGTGTTCCGCAACATCCAGACGCCGGAATGGCCGGTGGACCGCGACGAGCGCATTCCCGTGAAGGGTGTGCGCAAGGCCATCGCCCAGGCCATGGTGAAGAGCGCGTTCACGGCGCCGCACGTCAGCCTGTTCGTCGACGTGGACGCGACCCGCACAATGGAATTCGTCAAACGCCTCAAGGCATCGACCGATTTCGCCGGGGTACGGGTGTCGCCGCTGCTGATCATGGCCAAGGCGATGATTTGGGCCGTGCGACGCAACCCCACGGTGAACTCCACGTTCACCGATGAAGAGGTCATCGTGCGGCACTACGTGAATCTTGGCATCGCCGCGGCGACCCCGCGCGGGCTGATCGTGCCGAACATCAAGGAGGCGCAGGACATGAGCCTGCTGGAGCTCGCTTCCGCGCTCGAGGCGCTCACCCTCACCGCGAGAGACGGCAAGACCAGCCCGGCGCAAACGGCGAATGGCACCATCACGATCACCAACATCGGCGTGTTCGGCATGGACACGGGAACGCCCATCCTCAATTCGGGTGAGGCGGGAATTGTGGCCCTCGGAACAATAAAGCAGAAGCCGTGGGTGGTGGACGGTGAGGTGCGAGCGCGTTTCGTGACGACGATCGGTGCGAGTTTCGACCACCGGGTCGTCGACGGCGATGTGGCGAGCCGCTTCCTCGCCGACGTGGCCAGCATCATCGAGGAGCCGGCGCTGCTGCTCGAGTAG
- a CDS encoding low molecular weight protein-tyrosine-phosphatase, translated as MSFVSLSPDESTPFRIIFVCTGNICRSPMAELVLRDLVTRSGLGRLVSTSSAGTGDWHVGERADARTIAALAARGYDGSHHRARQFDPAWFADFDLVVVLDRAQDRILRNWATTESDRDKVRLLLSFDPEQAALSDVPDPYYSTDALFASVLGMIERANQALFMQLAPAIRQGDR; from the coding sequence ATGAGTTTTGTGTCGCTCAGTCCCGACGAGTCGACGCCCTTCCGCATCATTTTCGTGTGCACCGGAAACATCTGCCGCTCCCCCATGGCCGAACTGGTGCTGCGGGATTTGGTCACCCGGTCGGGCCTCGGACGTCTCGTCAGCACGAGCTCCGCCGGCACCGGGGACTGGCACGTGGGTGAGCGCGCCGACGCGCGCACCATCGCCGCACTGGCGGCGAGGGGCTACGACGGAAGTCACCATCGTGCGCGACAGTTTGACCCGGCGTGGTTCGCTGATTTCGATCTCGTAGTCGTGCTCGACCGGGCGCAGGATCGAATTCTGCGTAACTGGGCGACGACCGAGTCTGACCGCGACAAGGTGCGGCTACTGCTCAGTTTCGACCCGGAACAGGCCGCCCTCAGCGATGTTCCCGACCCCTACTATTCGACCGATGCGCTCTTTGCCTCGGTATTAGGCATGATTGAGAGAGCAAACCAGGCGCTTTTCATGCAACTCGCGCCGGCAATACGACAGGGAGACCGATGA
- a CDS encoding metal ABC transporter ATP-binding protein, whose product MNENPSQEPPEAPAALRVSGASFAYTQAPALTDIDFRVMPGEAVALIGPNGSGKSTLLKGVLGLIQRTTGTVEVLGTSPAPAGAVGYVPQADQLDPHFPITLAQVVMMGRYRSLGWLRLPGRADRQAVAVALEAVGLSDRAKTRFGELSGGQQQRGLLARAIASGPRLLLLDEPFNGLDQQNRDALIETVRRLKADGVAVLVSTHDLELARAVCESVLLLNGTQMAFGPRKEVLTLDNVQRTFHDVSVEMDEHTLVLPGHDGY is encoded by the coding sequence GTGAACGAGAACCCTTCTCAAGAACCGCCGGAGGCGCCCGCCGCGCTTCGTGTGTCGGGGGCCTCCTTCGCGTACACTCAGGCGCCCGCGCTCACCGACATTGACTTTCGGGTTATGCCGGGGGAGGCCGTTGCCCTCATCGGCCCCAATGGCTCCGGCAAGTCGACGCTCCTCAAGGGCGTCCTTGGTCTCATCCAGCGGACGACCGGAACCGTCGAGGTGCTCGGGACATCCCCGGCACCGGCCGGAGCCGTCGGTTATGTGCCGCAGGCCGACCAGCTCGATCCGCATTTTCCCATCACCCTCGCGCAGGTCGTGATGATGGGTCGCTACCGTTCGCTCGGCTGGCTGCGTCTGCCGGGCAGGGCTGACCGCCAGGCCGTTGCCGTTGCCCTTGAGGCCGTCGGTCTCAGTGACCGGGCCAAGACGCGTTTCGGCGAACTCTCCGGTGGCCAGCAGCAGCGCGGTCTGCTGGCGCGCGCTATCGCATCCGGTCCCCGCCTCTTACTGCTTGACGAACCCTTCAACGGTCTCGACCAGCAGAACCGTGATGCGCTCATCGAAACCGTGCGGCGTCTCAAGGCCGATGGCGTGGCCGTGCTGGTCTCCACTCACGACCTCGAACTGGCACGGGCGGTGTGTGAATCAGTGCTGCTGCTCAATGGCACCCAGATGGCTTTCGGCCCCCGCAAGGAGGTTCTCACGCTCGATAACGTGCAGCGCACCTTCCATGACGTGTCCGTGGAGATGGACGAGCACACCCTGGTGCTGCCCGGTCACGACGGTTACTGA
- a CDS encoding phage holin family protein: MARFLIKLFVNAVALWVTASIVSGVHVLSYAPDTGAVIVTYLVMAFIFGLVNSIVGTVVRVVAFPLYVLTLGLFALIVNGALLLLSAWFSGFLGFGLVVDGFWDGVLGALVLSIVSWLLGLIVRAPRD; this comes from the coding sequence ATGGCACGTTTTCTGATCAAGCTCTTCGTTAATGCGGTGGCCCTGTGGGTGACCGCGAGCATCGTCTCCGGCGTGCACGTGCTGTCCTACGCCCCCGACACCGGTGCCGTGATTGTCACGTACCTGGTCATGGCTTTCATCTTCGGCCTGGTGAACTCGATCGTGGGAACCGTCGTTCGCGTCGTTGCCTTCCCGCTCTACGTGCTCACCCTCGGCCTCTTCGCGCTGATCGTGAACGGGGCCCTGCTACTGCTGTCCGCGTGGTTCTCCGGCTTCCTCGGCTTCGGGCTCGTGGTCGACGGCTTCTGGGACGGCGTTCTCGGCGCCCTCGTGCTCAGCATCGTGAGCTGGCTCCTCGGCCTCATCGTGCGCGCCCCACGGGACTAG
- a CDS encoding histidinol-phosphate transaminase produces the protein MSQSDQPSVRLRPEIIALPAYKQGKPAQADAFKLSSNENPFDPMPGVIAAVQAETAFNRYPDASALALREQLAAKFGVDSEQVHVGSGSVALLAQLILAAAGPGDEVIYSWRSFEAYPGLVAVAGATSVRVPNRADHGHDLPAMAAAITDRTRVVIICSPNNPTGAIVTADEFHAFMVAVPTDLLVLLDEAYAEFVTDADAVGGSPLLVGYPNLVVLRTFSKAYGLAGLRVGYALGSVAVLNAARSTAIPLSVTGQASAAAIASLAAEPELLGRVGVLVARRDATWRALTLQGWNLPASQANFLWLPTGDETAAAAETLADAGLIVRPFAPEGIRVSIGEDEAMQKLLTVTADIIESLPPEHVARRKD, from the coding sequence GTGAGCCAATCTGACCAGCCCTCAGTCCGACTGCGCCCGGAGATCATCGCCCTGCCGGCATATAAGCAGGGCAAACCGGCACAGGCCGATGCGTTCAAACTGTCCAGCAACGAGAACCCGTTCGACCCGATGCCCGGCGTCATTGCCGCCGTGCAGGCCGAAACCGCGTTCAACCGCTACCCGGATGCCTCGGCACTGGCCCTGCGTGAACAGCTCGCCGCCAAGTTCGGTGTCGACAGCGAGCAGGTCCACGTGGGAAGCGGGTCCGTCGCCCTGCTGGCGCAACTCATCCTGGCGGCCGCGGGACCGGGTGACGAGGTCATCTACTCCTGGCGTTCCTTCGAGGCCTACCCCGGCCTCGTCGCCGTTGCCGGCGCCACGAGCGTTCGCGTACCGAACCGAGCCGACCATGGGCACGACCTGCCGGCCATGGCTGCCGCCATCACCGACCGCACTCGTGTCGTCATCATCTGCTCGCCCAACAACCCCACGGGCGCCATCGTCACCGCTGACGAATTCCACGCCTTCATGGTGGCGGTCCCCACCGACCTGCTCGTGCTTCTCGACGAGGCGTACGCCGAGTTCGTGACCGACGCCGACGCGGTCGGTGGAAGCCCGTTGCTCGTGGGCTACCCGAACCTCGTGGTGCTGCGTACCTTCTCCAAGGCATACGGTCTTGCGGGGCTGCGTGTGGGCTACGCCCTCGGATCTGTCGCCGTTCTCAATGCGGCCCGCTCCACCGCGATCCCGCTCTCGGTCACCGGGCAGGCCAGTGCCGCTGCCATCGCGAGCCTCGCCGCCGAACCTGAACTGCTCGGGCGCGTGGGGGTACTCGTGGCCCGCCGTGACGCCACCTGGCGTGCCCTCACCCTCCAGGGCTGGAATCTCCCGGCGTCGCAGGCGAATTTTCTCTGGCTCCCCACCGGCGACGAGACAGCGGCCGCGGCCGAAACGCTCGCCGATGCCGGGCTGATCGTGCGGCCATTCGCGCCGGAGGGCATCCGGGTGTCCATCGGCGAAGACGAAGCCATGCAGAAACTCCTCACCGTGACCGCAGACATTATCGAGTCGTTGCCGCCCGAACACGTGGCACGGCGGAAGGATTAG